CTTTTGCTAAAAAATATGATTTGCCAATAAAAGTTGTAATTAATCCAATAGATAAAGAAACAAAAAAAGAGATTATGATAGAAGCTTCAGAGATGAAAAATGCTTTTGTTGGATCTGGAGTAATGACAAATTCTGAAGAGTTCAACGGAATATCTTCAAAAGAAGCTTTAGTTAAAATAGCAGAATATGTAGAAGCAAAAGGATTTGGAGAAAGAACAACAAAGTATAGATTAAAAGATTGGGGAGTTTCAAGACAAAGATATTGGGGAACACCAATTCCAGCTTTATATTGTGAAAAATGTGGAGTAGTTATGGAAAAAGATGAAAATCTGCCAGTATTATTACCAACAGATGTAGAATTCACAGGTAATGGAAATCCTTTAGAAACATCAGAAAGTTATAAGCATTCAGTATGTCCTTGTTGTGGTGGACCTGCAAGAAGAGATACTGATACAATGGATACATTTGTAGACTCATCATGGTATTTCTTAAGATATTGTGATCCTAAAAATACAAATTTACCATTTGAAAAGGATATAGTTGATGGATGGGTTCCAGTAGACCAATATATTGGTGGAATAGAGCATGCTGTAATGCACTTATTATATTCAAGATTCTTCTCAAAAGTTTTAAGAGATATGGGATTATTATCATCAAATGAGCCTTTTAAGAGATTATTAACTCAAGGTATGGTATTAGGGCCATCATATTACTCAGCAAATGAAAATAGATTCTTATATCCTGATGAAGTTGAAATGAAAGGATCTCAAGCTTTCTTAAAAGCAACAGGTGAAGAGGTACAAGTTAAAGTTGAAAAGATGTCAAAATCTAAAAATAACGGTGTAGATCCAGAAATTATGATAAATAAGTATGGAGCGGATACAACAAGATTATTTATTATGTTTGCTGCCCCACCTGAGAGAGAGTTAGAGTGGAATGAAAATGGATTAGCAGGAGCAGCAAGATTTTTAAATAAAATTTGGAGATTAGTTCTTGAAAATAAAGAATATTTAACAGATTCAACAACAATTGATTATGTAAAATTAAGTAAAGAAGATAAAGGATTAGTTAGAAAATTACATCAAACAATTAAAAAGGTAACTGAATCTATCGAAGCTGACTACCACTTTAATACATCGATAGCAGCAACTATGGAGTTATTAAATGAGATGCAAGATTTTAGAACTCAAGTTTTAGGAACAGATAAAGAAACATCAGAATCTAAAAAGATATTTAGAGAAGCGATGGTAAATGTTGTTATTATGTTATCGCCATTTACGCCTCATTTCTGTGATGAGTTATGGCAAGAGATGGGAAATAAAGGTATGTTATTCTTAGAATCATGGCCAACTCATAAAGAAGAATTAACTGTAGCAGATGAGATATCAATAGCTGTTCAAGTTAATGGAAAATTAAGAGGAACTTTAGAAGTAGAGAGAACTGTTTCTAAAGATGAGTTAGAAAAGAAGGCATTAGAAATAGAAAATGTTAAGAAATTTATTGAAGGGCAAACTGTTATAAAAATAATAGTTGTTCCAGGTAAAATTGTAAATATTGTAGTAAAATAAATTCAAGAAAAAAGGAGAGTATGAAGAACTCTCCTTTTTTTCTTAAAATTTTATTTTTTAAATTTATCCCAAAAACTAGGTTTTTGAGCATTTTTCATTCTTTTCTCTTCTGCTTGTTCTCTATGATAATTTGACCAATTTGGATTATTTTTCATGTTAGTTTTCATTTGCTTCATATAATTATAGGTAGCTTTTGTATTTTTATATTTTGTTATAAAATTATTTTTTATATCAATAAAAGTTTGAACAATTCCTTGAAAAAAACCAACAAATTTTTGAATTATTCTTTTGCACCAAGTAAATTTATAGATTTCTTTGCAATTTGGACATCTATATTTTGCAATTTTATCCATTATTTTCATTTTTTCTTTACACTTTGGACAAGTGATAATAATTTTTTTCATATTTAAAAAGCCTCCAATGTTATTTATAAATTCTATTAATGAGTTCATTATATATTTTTTCGTAATTAAATTCTCTTTCATTCCAAATCTCTTGAGATTTTATCCCTTGAGAGATTAGCATATATAAACCATTTTCAAAAGGTTTTCCTAAATCTTTAGCATATTTTAAAAATAAAGTCTCTTTAGGATTATATATTAGATCTAAAACAAAATCAAAATTTTGGATGATATTTTTCTTAACTGGTGAGACATTAATATTAGGAGTAGTACCAACAGGAGTGGCATTTATAAGTAAATAACCAGAAGTTTTTTCTAAATCATCATATGAAAGTAAAAATAC
This sequence is a window from Cetobacterium somerae ATCC BAA-474. Protein-coding genes within it:
- the leuS gene encoding leucine--tRNA ligase, which codes for MREYNFSQIEEKWQQKWKEENIFKTENKVEGKENYYVLEMLPYPSGKLHVGHARNYTIGDVIARYKRMKGYNVLHPMGWDSFGLPAENAAIQNGAHPALWTKSNIDNMNRQLKMMGLSYDWDREIATYTPEYYKWNQWIFKKMFEMGLVYKKKSTVNWCPDCQTVLANEQVEDGMCWRHSKTPVIQKDLEQWFFKITDYAEELLEGHKELVNGWPEKVLTMQKNWIGKSFGTEVNFKLVEKDENLPVFTTRVDTLFGVTYAVIAPEHPLVDEIIKINPSIREAVSAMKNTDMIERTAEGKEKNGINTGWHVINPVNGEKVELWIADYVLMNYGTGAVMAVPAHDERDFAFAKKYDLPIKVVINPIDKETKKEIMIEASEMKNAFVGSGVMTNSEEFNGISSKEALVKIAEYVEAKGFGERTTKYRLKDWGVSRQRYWGTPIPALYCEKCGVVMEKDENLPVLLPTDVEFTGNGNPLETSESYKHSVCPCCGGPARRDTDTMDTFVDSSWYFLRYCDPKNTNLPFEKDIVDGWVPVDQYIGGIEHAVMHLLYSRFFSKVLRDMGLLSSNEPFKRLLTQGMVLGPSYYSANENRFLYPDEVEMKGSQAFLKATGEEVQVKVEKMSKSKNNGVDPEIMINKYGADTTRLFIMFAAPPERELEWNENGLAGAARFLNKIWRLVLENKEYLTDSTTIDYVKLSKEDKGLVRKLHQTIKKVTESIEADYHFNTSIAATMELLNEMQDFRTQVLGTDKETSESKKIFREAMVNVVIMLSPFTPHFCDELWQEMGNKGMLFLESWPTHKEELTVADEISIAVQVNGKLRGTLEVERTVSKDELEKKALEIENVKKFIEGQTVIKIIVVPGKIVNIVVK